A portion of the Homalodisca vitripennis isolate AUS2020 chromosome 2, UT_GWSS_2.1, whole genome shotgun sequence genome contains these proteins:
- the LOC124355613 gene encoding piggyBac transposable element-derived protein 3-like: protein MTATGTVRANQTEKCPLNDKKMMSIRERGAFESYIDKSDNIVAVASKDNSVVTLLSNEHSVAPLGEAKRYSVTERKKVSIPQPYHIAQYNRNMGGVDLMDNNISNYRIGVRGKRWYIPIALWLFDVVMSNSWFLARSQGITLDSLSFRRSVVQALLQKFGRAPKATGPKSTEEDFKPTPW from the coding sequence ATGACTGCTACAGGTACCGTCCGGGCAAACCAAACAGAAAAATGCCCTTTAAATGACAAGAAAATGATGTCTATTCGTGAAAGAGGGGCATTTGAAAGCTACATTGACAAGTCAGACAACATAGTAGCTGTCGCTTCGAAAGATAACAGTGTTGTCACACTATTGTCAAATGAGCATAGTGTGGCTCCTCTTGGTGAAGCTAAGAGATATTCAGtgacagaaagaaagaaagtttCCATTCCTCAGCCATATCATATTGCGCAATACAACAGGAATATGGGAGGTGTCGATCTAATGGACAATAATATATCGAACTACAGAATAGGCGTTCGTGGAAAACGGTGGTATATCCCAATCGCTCTCTGGCTTTTTGATGTTGTGATGAGCAACTCTTGGTTTCTGGCTCGCTCTCAAGGAATTACTTTGGACAGTCTCAGTTTCCGAAGAAGTGTGGTCCAggctttacttcaaaaatttggACGCGCTCCTAAAGCAACTGGCCCTAAGAGCACTGAAGAGGACTTCAAACCCACTCCTTGGTGA